One window of Salmo salar chromosome ssa11, Ssal_v3.1, whole genome shotgun sequence genomic DNA carries:
- the LOC106562838 gene encoding nuclear apoptosis-inducing factor 1-like, with protein MASNGKKRKMNFSEREVEIIVEEIEKQKHILVNHFNAGVTHIAKNNAWIEILKKVNAVTTCPRELAEVKKKWSDMKTEVRRKVAQARAAIEETTTDCTPVPVILTAMQQRICNLLGEATIISLPAGDSNAEITLPVTMSSVTTVTLTESLQTASASCEETKSLDAETTYHTLEEGGMVAYCTTTEATPTVVTAMESHPVEMLTTQPPSQAKPQELKSRIALNSARLLQEQRVTNVHVRQIAQHLEGQNQLLQMIRRSQEAQAYAQERQAQAMEGTQAALLALVQMMRPALKDLRKFLQSGTDNSNNSGTPAEGSQQRPKIPLLQPAEDEQ; from the exons ATGGCATCGAATGGCAAAAAGAGAAAAATGAATTTTTCGGAGAGAGAGGTCGAAATTATTGTGGAGGAAATTGAGAAACAAAAGCACATACTCGTTAACCACTTCAATGCTGGAGTCACTCACATTGCAAAGAATAACGCGTGGATAGAAATCCTGAAGAAGGTGAACGCTGTAACAACCTGCCCAAGAGAATTGGCCGAGGTCAAGAAGAAGTGGTCGGATATGAAGACCGAGGTGAGGCGCAAAGTGGCACAGGCGAGGGCGGCAATTGAGGAGACCACTACCGACTGCACTCCGGTTCCCGTTATCCTCACTGCTATGCAGCAGCGTATTTGTAACCTCTTGGGAGAGGCGACTATCATCAGTTTACCTGCTGGAGACTCAAATGCTGAAATAACTTTACCTGTTACTATGAGCTCAGTCACCACCGTGACACTCACGGAAA GCCTTCAGACAGCTTCAGCGTCATGCGAGGAGACGAAATCCCTAGATG CCGAGACCACATACCACACCCTGGAGGAAGGCGGCATGGTGGCGTACTGCACCACCACCGAGGCCACACCCACCGTGGTGACCGCCATGGAGTCGCATCCAGTGGAAATGCTGACGACCCAACCGCCCAGCCAGGCCAAGCCCCAGGAGCTGAAGAGCCGCATTGCCCTCAACTCGGCACGGCTCCTCCAGGAACAGCGGGTCACCAATGTGCATGTGAGGCAGATCGCTCAGCATCTGGAGGGCCAGAACCAATTACTTCAGATGATCCGTAGATCCCAGGAGGCTCAGGCCTACGCCCAGGAGAGGCAGGCCCAGGCCATGGAGGGCACCCAGGCAGCCCTGCTGGCCCTGGTTCAGATGATGAGGCCGGCTCTCAAAGACCTGAGGAAGTTCCTGCAGAGCGGGACTGACAACTCCAACAACTCGGGGACTCCTGCAGAGGGCTCGCAACAGAGGCCCAAGATCCCGTTGCTACAGCCAGCCGAGGATGAacaataa